A single Lactuca sativa cultivar Salinas chromosome 8, Lsat_Salinas_v11, whole genome shotgun sequence DNA region contains:
- the LOC111880352 gene encoding protein OCTOPUS has protein sequence MPLDHQIRTHVRNRTRTRRRSACHRHPNEPVTNFCALCLRDRLAGLDSSTDQLELELERETIISFPLSRRTRGHAGASSSGAVPELRRSKSVAAEKCEVLNGSSLDLRRKSCDVRACNRLSDLFDIDDTKIGRNGPVRVQSKNIGFSGIPEQLLEIDEENGGSSGVRISDDLFVRDEIGEENDLRTMKEHIEMELQNKKRNFWDAASGFSQKLRKWRQKHKEKKQIEVCNAGADNNRSNLEQSKDPQIQSELPSYVLGRRSCDTEPRFSIDVHRMSVEDPRFSYEEHRASWDGYMIARTIPRLTPMLPIVDDLMLPPVNTRITVSNQQVQRIKEEGSSSGTSAQFNSDTCSSNTESSSSSMKSSSSKTTRFRGDDMKSASNGQETKLVITERELKDWHLSSINASNGSISASTTVKNGHKKEMSNRWRKMSNLWSYKYKPGDKSNKDSINGVSLNQNNDINGVEKEDSNSSGKLVRNSSYVGSRNKSELHHIGEEGGRHSMSDLDSSLLKLHLPPFVKSRKKLLPPMANI, from the coding sequence ATGCCGCTGGATCACCAAATCCGTACCCACGTCCGAAACCGGACCCGCACTCGCCGTCGCTCCGCCTGTCATCGCCATCCTAATGAACCTGTCACCAATTTCTGCGCATTGTGTCTACGAGATCGCCTCGCCGGTCTAGACTCTTCTACCGATCAACTCGAACTTGAACTTGAACGTGAAACTATTATCTCTTTCCCCTTAAGTCGCCGGACCAGAGGCCATGCCGGTGCTTCATCGTCAGGAGCTGTACCTGAACTGCGACGGAGCAAGTCTGTAGCGGCTGAGAAATGTGAGGTTTTGAATGGATCGAGTCTGGATCTGCGGCGGAAGTCGTGTGATGTAAGGGCTTGTAATAGGCTATCGGATCTGTTCGACATTGATGATACGAAGATCGGACGGAATGGACCTGTGAGGGTTCAATCAAAGAATATAGGGTTTTCCGGCATTCCAGAGCAGCTGTTGGAGATAGACGAAGAAAATGGTGGTTCAAGTGGAGTTAGGATTTCTGATGATTTGTTTGTGCGGGATGAGATCGGAGAGGAAAATGATTTGAGAACGATGAAGGAACATATCGAAATGGAATTGCAGAACAAAAAGAGGAATTTCTGGGATGCAGCTTCGGGTTTCAGTCAGAAGCTACGGAAATGGAGGCAAAAGCATAAGGAGAAGAAGCAAATCGAGGTCTGCAATGCCGGAGCTGATAATAACAGATCAAATTTGGAGCAATCTAAGGATCCTCAAATCCAATCTGAGCTTCCAAGCTATGTACTGGGAAGAAGATCTTGTGATACAGAACCTAGATTCTCCATTGATGTACATCGTATGTCTGTAGAAGATCCACGATTTTCATACGAAGAACACAGGGCTTCTTGGGATGGATACATGATTGCAAGAACAATTCCTCGGCTTACACCTATGCTCCccattgttgatgatctcatgtTGCCTCCTGTAAACACCAGAATCACAGTGAGTAATCAACAAGTTCAACGGATCAAGGAAGAGGGTTCAAGTTCTGGCACATCAGCTCAGTTTAATTCCGACACTTGTTCTTCAAATACAGAAAGTAGTTCAAGCTCAATGAAGAGTTCTAGTTCCAAAACAACACGATTCCGAGGTGATGATATGAAATCTGCTTCAAATGGTCAAGAAACGAAGTTGGTGATAACCGAGAGAGAATTAAAAGATTGGCATTTGAGTTCTATCAATGCTTCAAATGGATCCATTTCTGCTTCTACAACAGTCAAGAACGGGCACAAAAAGGAAATGAGTAATAGATGGAGAAAGATGTCTAATCTATGGAGCTATAAATACAAACCTGGTGACAAAAGTAACAAAGATTCCATCAATGGAGTTTCTTTGAATCAAAACAATGACATCAATGGAGTTGAAAAAGAGGATTCAAATTCAAGTGGTAAGCTTGTTAGAAACAGTAGCTATGTGGGTTCAAGAAACAAAAGTGAATTACATCACATTGGTGAAGAAGGTGGTAGGCATTCTATGAGTGATCTTGACAGCAGCTTGCTAAAGCTGCATCTGCCACCATTTGTGAAGTCCAGGAAGAAACTGCTTCCACCAATGGCGAATATTTAG
- the LOC111880367 gene encoding uncharacterized protein LOC111880367 yields MVGETSNPKNQKPYGALNIKTYVPIILDLNEPNYDAWRELFEAHCRGFGVRDFLTGDSKPTSDKDEEWFTLDYVVKTWHYGTLTQSLLNMILTKNSTSHTVWLSLENLFRDNKDARAIELDSELRSMTLGDLFIAQYCQRMKSISDLLANIDNPIPEKTLVARLLNGLFPQYEHIATLLRHRDPLPTFLQARSKLLVEEQRFKNSRPPQASHSDHPSSPSILLASKNNRNSSTSSHGNRRPSQQRCHGSHNTKQQQRRQPPAASSASHQS; encoded by the coding sequence ATGGTTGGTGAAACCTCCAATCCCAAAAATCAGAAACCCTATGGTGCTCTCAATATCAAGACTTATGTTCCTATAATTCTTGATCTCAATGAACCCAATTATGATGCATGGCGGGAATTATTTGAAGCCCATTGTCGTGGCTTTGGTGTTCGTGATTTTCTTACAGGTGATTCCAAACCCACTTCTGACAAAGATGAAGAATGGTTCACTCTTGATTATGTGGTTAAAACGTGGCACTATGGCACCCTCACACAATCCCTTCTCAACATGATTCTCACAAAGAACTCCACATCCCACACGGTTTGGCTAAGTCTTGAAAATCTCTTCCGGGATAACAAGGACGCCAGAGCAATTGAACTTGACAGTGAACTAAGAAGCATGACTCTAGGCGATCTTTTCATTGCTCAATATTGCCAACGAATGAAGTCCATATCAGATCTCTTGGCGAATATTGACAACCCTATACCCGAGAAAACACTCGTTGCTCGTCTTCTCAATGGCCTCTTTCCTCAATATGAACACATTGCCACCCTCCTACGCCACCGAGATCCTCTACCCACTTTTCTTCAAGCTCGCTCAAAACTTTTGGTTGAAGAACAAAGGTTCAAGAATTCTCGCCCTCCTCAAGCATCCCACTCGGACCACCCATCATCCCCATCTATTCTACTTGCTAGTAAAAACAACCGCAACAGCTCCACCTCATCCCATGGAAATCGCCGCCCCAGCCAGCAGCGATGCCATGGCAGCCACAACACCAAGCAGCAGCAACGCCGCCAGCCTCCTGCTGCGTCTTCTGCAAGTCATCAGTCATAG
- the LOC111880317 gene encoding alpha-glucan phosphorylase, H isozyme — protein sequence METTTKSNGSFNKTPDKIPVAAHPLAEDPTDIASNIKYHSQYSPHFSPIKFEPEQAYYAAAESVRDRLIQQWNETYLHYHKVDPKQTYYLSMEFLQGRALTNAIGNLDIQDAYSSALNKLGHELEEITEQEKDMALGNGGLGRLASCFLDSMATLNLPAWGYGLRYRYGLFKQSISKSGQEEMAEDWLEKFSPWEVVRHDVVFPVRFFGRVEVLPTGSRKWVDGEVLQALAYDIPIPGYKTKNTNSLRLWEAKASAQDFNLFQFNDGQYQSAAELHARAQQICAVLYPGDATEEGKLLRLKQQFFLCSASLQDIISRFKERKEGTKREWSEFPTKVAVQLNDTHPTLAIPELMRLLMDEEGLGWDEAWDVTSRSIAYTNHTVLPEALEKWSQVVMSKLLPRHMEIIEEIDKRFIAMIKSTRPDLENKISDMRILDHNPNKPVVRMANLCVVSGHTVNGVAQLHSDILKAELFADYVSIWPNKFQNKTNGITPRRWLRFCSPELSQIITKWLKTDKWVTNLDLLVGLREFADNPELQAEWESAKMANKQRLAQYILKVTGETIDPNTLFDIQVKRIHEYKRQLLNILGAVYRYKKLKEMSPEERKATTPRTIMIGGKAFATYTNAKRIVKLVDDVGAVVNTDPEVNEYLKVVFVPNYNVSVAEVLIPGSEVSQHISTAGMEASGTSNMKFALNGCLIIGTLDGANVEIREEVGEDNFFLFGATADQVPKLRKDRENGLFKPDPRYEEAKELIRSKAFGNYDYNPLLDSLEGNSGYGRGDYFLVGHDFPTYIDIQAKVDEAYKDRKRWIKMSILSTAGSGKFSSDRTISQYAKEIWKIEACPVP from the exons ATGGAGACTACCACAAAGTCCAATGGTTCTTTCAATAAGACCCCTGATAAGATCCCTGTTGCTGCTCATCCCCTAGCAGAAGATCCAACAGATATTGCATCCAATATCAAGTATCATTCTCAATACAGTCCACATTTTTCTCCTATCAAATTTGAGCCTGAGCAAGCATACTATGCAGCTGCAGAAAGTGTTCGTGATCGCCTGATACAA CAATGGAATGAGACCTATCTTCATTATCACAAAGTTGATCCAAAGCAAACATACTATTTATCCATGGAGTTTCTTCAAGGGCGAGCATTGACTAATGCCATTGGGAATCTTGATATTCAAGATGCATATTCCAGTGCTTTGAACAAACTGGGACATGAACTTGAAGAAATCACTGAGCAG GAGAAAGATATGGCACTTGGGAATGGTGGTTTAGGGAGACTTGCATCTTGCTTTTTGGACTCCATGGCAACTTTAAACCTACCAGCATGGGGGTATGGTTTAAGGTACAGGTATGGCCTCTTCAAACAGAGCATTTCTAAATCAGGGCAAGAAGAAATGGCAGAAGATTGGCTCGAG AAGTTTAGTCCTTGGGAAGTTGTCAGGCATGATGTTGTGTTTCCTGTCAGATTCTTTGGTCGTGTTGAAGTCCTCCCCACAGGATC CCGAAAATGGGTTGATGGAGAAGTTCTACAAGCCCTAGCATATGACATCCCAATTCCTGGATACAAAACTAAAAACACAAATAGTCTTCGCCTTTGGGAAGCCAAAGCAAGTGCTCAGGACTTCAATTTGTTTCAGTTTAATGATGGGCAATATCAGTCTGCTGCTGAGCTACATGCTAGAGCTCAACAG ATTTGTGCTGTTCTTTATCCTGGAGATGCTACAGAAGAAGGAAAACTGCTTAGActaaagcaacaatttttcctatGCAGTGCATCACTGCAG GACATTATTTCAAGATTCAAGGAAAGAAAAGAAGGAACGAAACGTGAGTGGTCAGAGTTTCCTACAAAGGTTGCAGTGCAACTGAATGACACACATCCTACTCTTGCAATACCAGAACTTATGAGATTGTTGATGGATGAAGAAGGGCTAGGGTGGGATGAAGCCTGGGATGTGACTTCAAG GTCAATTGCTTATACAAATCACACTGTTCTTCCTGAGGCATTGGAGAAATGGTCACAAGTTGTGATGTCAAAGCTTCTTCCTCGCCACATGGAAATTATAGAAGAAATCGACAAACGG TTTATTGCAATGATAAAGTCAACACGTCCTGACCTTGAGAATAAGATTTCTGATATGCGGATTTTGGATCACAACCCAAATAAGCCGGTTGTCCGCATGGCAAACTTGTGTGTGGTTTCTGGGCATACG GTTAATGGTGTAGCACAATTGCACAGTGACATCTTAAAagcagagttatttgcagattatGTGTCAATATGGCCAAACAAATTCCAAAATAAGACCAATGGCATTACTCCTAGACGTTGGCTCAGATTTTGTAGTCCTGAACTTAGTCAGATCATAACAAAATGGTTAAAAACAGACAAGTGGGTCACCAACCTAGACCTACTTGTGGGTCTTCGGGAG tttGCCGATAATCCAGAACTTCAAGCTGAATGGGAGTCAGCCAAAATGGCCAACAAACAGAGATTAGCACAGTACATACTGAAAGTAACAGGCGAAACAATTGACCCAAATACCCTTTTCGATATTCAAGTGAAGCGCATCCATGAATATAAAAGACAGCTGTTGAATATCTTGGGTGCTGTTTATAGGTACAAGAAACTAAAG GAAATGAGCCCTGAAGAGCGAAAAGCCACAACACCAAGGACAATCATGATTGGAGGGAAAGCATTTGCAACATATACAAATGCTAAAAGAATAGTCAAACTTGTGGATGATGTTGGTGCTGTTGTGAACACCGATCCTGAAGTTAATGAATACttgaag GTGGTTTTTGTGCCTAATTACAATGTATCTGTGGCGGAGGTACTTATACCAGGAAGTGAGGTGTCACAACATATAAGTACAGCTGGCATGGAAGCCAGTGGGACAAGTAATATGAAATTTGCACTCAATGGATGCCTGATTATAGGAACATTAGATGGGGCTAATGTTGAAATCAGGGAGGAAGTTGGAGAGGACAATTTTTTCCTTTTTGGAGCAACAGCAGATCAAGTTCCCAAGCTCAGGAAAGACCGAGAAAATGGACTG TTTAAACCGGATCCTCGATACGAAGAGGCTAAAGAGTTGATAAGATCAAAGGCATTTGGAAACTATGACTACAATCCGCTTCTTGATTCTCTAGAAGGGAACTCAGGGTATGGGCGTGGGGACTACTTTCTTGTTGGACATGACTTCCCAACATACATAGACATTCAAGCCAAAGTGGATGAAGCGTATAA GGATAGGAAAAGATGGATAAAGATGTCGATTCTGAGCACAGCTGGCAGTGGGAAGTTTAGTAGTGACAGAACAATCTCTCAATATGCAAAGGAGATTTGGAAGATAGAGGCATGCCCTGtgccataa